A genomic window from Bdellovibrio sp. SKB1291214 includes:
- a CDS encoding substrate-binding periplasmic protein: MPWLLAVSLYIMVFPAFAKITILGVDNPPLLFKSAEGVEGLSGKFGEMVATAIKKAHKENDFEVVWIPQKRALAELDRNNSGIFMPFTRTPDRENKYHWLLHLGDYDSNIYSIDPKIKIGSLQDLKKFKIGVLAGSIRERELRKILDGDVHIEAMTEDRMNYRMLKNGRIDLWIAQQAVVEDAQKRDDSTTGTKTTLYKVKKMMTYSFWLAGNLALPERDLKNLRLIFGTPTKFHQTSSQILSTK, from the coding sequence ATGCCGTGGTTACTCGCCGTCTCTCTATATATTATGGTCTTTCCCGCTTTCGCCAAGATCACTATTCTTGGCGTCGACAACCCACCTTTATTATTTAAAAGCGCCGAGGGGGTCGAAGGCCTCTCTGGAAAATTCGGTGAGATGGTCGCGACCGCCATAAAAAAAGCGCATAAGGAAAATGACTTTGAAGTTGTCTGGATTCCTCAGAAACGGGCCCTGGCTGAATTAGACAGAAACAATTCAGGTATATTTATGCCCTTCACTCGCACTCCTGATCGGGAAAACAAATATCACTGGTTATTGCACCTTGGGGATTATGACAGCAACATCTATTCCATAGACCCAAAAATAAAAATTGGCTCTCTTCAAGATCTTAAAAAATTCAAGATCGGGGTGCTTGCAGGCAGCATTCGAGAACGAGAGTTGCGCAAAATCTTAGATGGCGACGTGCACATTGAAGCAATGACAGAAGATCGTATGAATTACCGTATGCTTAAAAATGGAAGAATCGACCTATGGATAGCTCAGCAAGCAGTGGTTGAAGACGCTCAAAAACGCGATGATTCCACCACGGGCACAAAAACGACTCTCTATAAAGTAAAGAAAATGATGACCTACAGCTTTTGGCTCGCAGGAAATTTAGCGCTCCCAGAAAGAGATTTAAAAAACCTCAGACTCATATTTGGCACTCCGACCAAATTCCATCAGACGAGCTCACAGATTTTATCTACTAAATAG
- a CDS encoding HAMP domain-containing methyl-accepting chemotaxis protein, whose product MKISMWFKGIRGRLLFSTVLPLLAVGFMTWIGFSISDSLGKRLDAAYETTIPNMDALSAAMEARVSMGYRIWMVLGVDLKDTEFRNKNIEGLEGHLKEFKAALQRYESAPFSPGESELYAPFKSQLDKYVAINEEIIKDLKTETAEGNARAMKYMRGGEWQTIGAVARKSFDQITDFYAEMGKKDNAAQKQQRADARFWTGTVGAGSCILLMVVLMWIAQRLASSVSHISSKISEAGAQVTAAIEQLSAAGQALSQSSTEAAASLEETVASLEEMTSMVNLNSDNAKQAATLSIASRESAERGQSEIHVLVTSMSEISQSSRKIEEIINVIDDIAFQTNLLALNAAVEAARAGEQGKGFAVVADAVRTLAQRSADAAKDITGLIKDSVDKIDRGTKVADKSGAVMSDIVVSVKKVSDLSAEISSGSSEQSTGISQISKAMNQLDSSSQSNAASSEEIASTAEEISAQATQMQRMMEDLSFLISGERAVPMAISVSESAKRIHRVAPVPSKTKAQSSAEFLPLTDEEEGGRGHVGKVSGF is encoded by the coding sequence ATGAAGATATCGATGTGGTTCAAGGGCATCCGTGGTCGCCTTCTGTTTTCTACGGTTTTGCCTCTGTTAGCTGTGGGATTCATGACTTGGATTGGATTTTCAATCAGCGACAGTCTTGGTAAGCGTTTAGATGCTGCTTATGAAACGACTATTCCTAATATGGATGCACTGAGTGCGGCGATGGAAGCTCGTGTGAGCATGGGATATCGCATATGGATGGTTCTAGGTGTAGACCTTAAAGACACTGAATTCCGCAATAAGAATATTGAAGGACTTGAAGGTCACTTAAAGGAATTCAAGGCCGCTTTGCAACGCTATGAATCCGCTCCGTTTTCGCCCGGGGAGTCCGAATTGTATGCACCATTTAAATCGCAACTCGATAAATATGTGGCGATCAATGAAGAGATCATCAAGGATTTAAAAACCGAGACAGCTGAAGGCAACGCTCGTGCTATGAAATACATGCGCGGCGGAGAGTGGCAAACTATTGGTGCCGTGGCACGTAAGTCGTTTGATCAAATCACAGATTTTTATGCGGAAATGGGTAAGAAAGATAACGCCGCACAAAAACAACAACGTGCCGATGCTCGCTTTTGGACAGGGACCGTTGGAGCAGGTTCTTGTATTCTTTTGATGGTAGTCCTAATGTGGATCGCTCAAAGATTGGCAAGCTCGGTATCTCATATCTCAAGCAAAATCAGCGAAGCGGGTGCTCAAGTAACAGCAGCCATCGAGCAATTATCAGCTGCGGGCCAAGCTCTGTCTCAGTCTTCAACGGAGGCCGCTGCAAGTTTGGAAGAGACGGTGGCAAGTCTTGAGGAAATGACGTCCATGGTGAATTTAAACTCCGATAACGCCAAACAAGCGGCTACACTTTCAATCGCATCCCGTGAATCGGCAGAACGGGGTCAAAGTGAGATTCATGTCTTGGTAACTTCGATGTCGGAAATCTCTCAGTCTTCCCGAAAGATTGAAGAGATCATTAATGTCATCGATGATATCGCCTTCCAAACAAATCTATTGGCATTGAATGCAGCGGTCGAGGCCGCTCGTGCGGGAGAGCAGGGTAAGGGTTTTGCGGTCGTAGCTGACGCTGTTCGAACATTGGCTCAGAGATCTGCAGACGCGGCGAAAGATATTACGGGTTTGATTAAAGACTCAGTGGACAAGATTGATCGTGGAACGAAGGTTGCTGATAAATCAGGTGCCGTCATGTCTGATATTGTGGTCTCTGTTAAAAAAGTCTCTGATCTTTCTGCGGAAATCTCGTCTGGCTCTAGCGAGCAATCCACAGGGATCTCGCAGATTTCAAAAGCCATGAATCAGTTGGATTCGAGCTCTCAGTCAAACGCAGCCTCTTCTGAAGAGATCGCATCGACGGCAGAGGAAATTTCAGCGCAAGCAACTCAAATGCAAAGAATGATGGAAGATCTCTCATTCTTGATTTCTGGCGAGCGTGCAGTTCCGATGGCTATATCGGTCTCTGAATCAGCAAAAAGAATTCACCGCGTTGCCCCGGTACCAAGTAAAACAAAAGCGCAAAGCTCTGCAGAATTTTTACCTTTAACAGATGAGGAAGAAGGCGGCAGAGGCCATGTGGGCAAAGTCTCTGGCTTTTAA
- a CDS encoding MAPEG family protein, with amino-acid sequence MTSNKDIEMRLELIMLAWSTVLGLFYLIVSAQAATKVRGIKWNLSARDEGPQELKGVPGRLQRAFKNFLETYAFFVAATLLVHITDRYSVITAIGSALYFWGRVVYLPLYAFGIPYARTAVWGLSTTGIVLMLIALGL; translated from the coding sequence ATGACTTCAAATAAGGATATAGAAATGCGATTGGAACTTATAATGCTGGCATGGTCGACTGTGTTGGGACTGTTTTACTTAATTGTATCAGCCCAGGCGGCGACCAAAGTGCGTGGAATAAAATGGAACTTGAGCGCTCGTGATGAAGGGCCTCAAGAATTAAAAGGCGTTCCAGGAAGATTGCAACGTGCGTTTAAGAATTTTTTAGAAACGTATGCTTTCTTTGTGGCGGCCACTTTACTGGTTCACATCACGGATCGCTACTCTGTTATCACGGCGATTGGATCAGCTTTGTATTTTTGGGGGCGAGTGGTCTATCTACCCTTATACGCATTTGGTATTCCGTATGCAAGAACGGCTGTTTGGGGATTATCGACGACGGGAATTGTGCTGATGCTGATTGCCTTAGGACTCTAA
- a CDS encoding SRPBCC family protein, with amino-acid sequence MQTSQTKNNHFSAHKDSTQFAKLLVIERSFNIPVERLYEAFTSSEAIKAWWWPKDLYADQVNLDFREGGTMFINMRGGFDRGGGGMVSRFIEIVDEQRIVMTDQFADENGRAITAQEAKMPGEWPTVGYITFEFFRLDPGTSQLVLSQEGIPNELQRDCIQGWTESFDKLDEYLARGKH; translated from the coding sequence ATGCAAACATCTCAAACCAAAAACAATCACTTCTCCGCCCACAAAGATTCCACGCAGTTTGCAAAATTGCTTGTCATCGAACGAAGCTTCAACATTCCGGTTGAACGACTTTACGAAGCCTTCACCAGCTCGGAAGCCATTAAAGCTTGGTGGTGGCCTAAGGACCTTTATGCCGATCAAGTGAATCTTGATTTTCGTGAAGGTGGGACGATGTTCATCAATATGAGAGGTGGTTTTGACCGTGGCGGTGGCGGCATGGTCAGTCGGTTTATTGAAATCGTGGACGAACAAAGAATCGTCATGACAGACCAATTTGCAGATGAAAACGGACGTGCCATAACCGCCCAAGAAGCCAAAATGCCGGGCGAGTGGCCAACAGTTGGCTATATCACCTTTGAATTTTTTCGACTGGATCCGGGGACAAGTCAGTTGGTACTTTCTCAAGAGGGTATTCCAAACGAACTTCAAAGAGATTGTATTCAAGGTTGGACAGAATCCTTTGATAAACTTGATGAGTACTTGGCACGAGGTAAGCACTAG
- a CDS encoding class I SAM-dependent rRNA methyltransferase: MSDAAVTFHDEIKTIELKRDVTKHLKQGHRWIFANCFDDSKSFKSGIHLLNFKGETLALGIWQGDTQLRFRVLVLADEPIFRRNNMKRTLELYFESQFRKAVEIRRTFDLSVTNSFRLINGEGDGLPGLIVDIYNDTAVIKHDHAVMEKTWHAPVIAEKIQAAFPQIKCVYLKRRNDADEKGTNIVGTLAPEVQFLENGVLFASNIRDAAKTGFFLDQRDNRKMIQNFAKDKTVLNLFSYTGGFSIFAAKGGAKEVTSVDIAKVAIQAVARNFEINGLETVHHDIATDAFAYLEQLNAEKKKYDIVITDPPSFAPNEKSVEQATAAYAKVFSNSIKLVNPEGLFAASSCSSHISSKAFMDICQEAFSRARKKATLVYIGGQPVDHPYPLAMEELRYLKFALFRLD; this comes from the coding sequence ATGAGCGATGCTGCCGTCACATTTCACGATGAGATAAAAACTATTGAGCTTAAGCGCGACGTTACCAAGCACTTGAAGCAAGGCCATCGCTGGATTTTCGCCAATTGTTTTGATGACAGCAAATCCTTCAAATCGGGTATTCATCTTTTGAATTTTAAGGGCGAAACTCTTGCGCTGGGTATTTGGCAGGGTGACACTCAATTGCGTTTTCGTGTGTTGGTCCTGGCTGATGAGCCTATTTTCAGACGTAATAACATGAAACGTACCTTGGAGTTGTACTTTGAGAGTCAGTTCCGTAAGGCTGTGGAAATTCGCAGAACCTTTGATCTTTCAGTCACCAATTCTTTCCGTTTGATTAACGGGGAGGGGGATGGCCTTCCAGGTTTGATCGTGGATATTTACAACGACACGGCGGTTATCAAGCATGACCACGCAGTCATGGAAAAAACCTGGCATGCTCCGGTTATCGCTGAAAAAATTCAAGCAGCATTCCCCCAGATCAAGTGTGTGTATCTTAAACGCCGTAATGATGCTGATGAAAAGGGCACGAATATCGTGGGTACTTTGGCCCCTGAGGTTCAGTTCCTGGAAAATGGCGTTTTGTTCGCCTCAAACATCCGTGATGCTGCTAAGACGGGCTTTTTCTTAGATCAACGTGACAACCGCAAGATGATCCAAAACTTTGCCAAGGATAAAACGGTTTTGAATTTGTTCAGTTATACGGGTGGCTTCTCTATTTTCGCTGCGAAGGGTGGCGCGAAGGAGGTGACCAGCGTGGACATTGCTAAAGTTGCGATCCAAGCTGTAGCCCGTAATTTTGAAATTAATGGGCTGGAAACTGTTCACCACGACATTGCCACAGATGCCTTTGCGTACTTAGAGCAATTGAATGCGGAAAAGAAAAAATACGATATCGTAATTACGGATCCTCCAAGCTTTGCCCCGAATGAAAAGTCTGTAGAGCAGGCCACGGCGGCTTATGCCAAGGTGTTCTCGAACTCGATTAAGCTGGTAAATCCTGAGGGCTTGTTTGCTGCGAGCTCTTGCTCAAGCCATATCTCTTCAAAGGCCTTCATGGATATCTGTCAGGAAGCGTTCTCTCGCGCTCGTAAAAAGGCAACGTTGGTTTATATCGGTGGTCAGCCGGTGGACCATCCATACCCTCTGGCGATGGAAGAGCTGCGCTATTTGAAGTTTGCTCTGTTCCGTCTGGATTAA
- a CDS encoding U32 family peptidase produces the protein MENPQFKRPELLLPVGTKDMALAAIHNGADAIFMGVPGFNARGRSHDFQIEEVKDIIDTCHLHGVKVNLAFNILIFQNELRGAVEVLEKILPLKPDAFIVQDLGLIRLIRQMAPDQRIHGSTQMSVTNAEAIQWLDDLGIQRFVLARENSLKEIHSIKQNTTKEIEVFVHGALCVSYSGQCFTSEGIGGRSANRGQCAQSCRFTYEMHVDGEKRDLGGKSFLVSPQDLCGINEVPSLLEAGVDCFKVEGRLKTPEYVATAARSFDEAITSAQKNKSLEHPILLKKQMATAFSRGFYSGWFHGVNHQELVEGTFSAHRGFEFGKVVKVNSTSLEVEITDDKVQQGLKADFIQPGDGILWVYKDRAGEDAEKGGFVFAVKSLSPRRFSLEFSREISMEGYYNGARVFYNHDKDLKKDVALSVEDKQRKKRLPVHVRAEASLGKPLKVQYSDGKYTVVATSENICEPAKNKGLNSLDLREELFALMGSPFRGEGFESELDSSTPLFLPNKQVKELRQKLVKELTDLRIQNGDAPHVTPQAQVMEWIHSRKVTDRKASGLKLNLLLRDKFQADDVAEAIKNGELQTADINLAILDFEFGLDFAPSLNTLRSAGLKVGVATTRILKPNEHRNVKHLLSMNPDAILARNLGAVQYLQANNYQGEILGDFSLNVANHLTAQYLLDKGLSSVCLGYDLNNVQVSELIQAGEASRFEVTAYQYMPSFHMEHCVFAAFLSKGSSFKDCGKPCEKHDVKLKDQFGNWHQIKPDQECRNTMYNGTSQSAARYVKEWESHGLGFIRYEALKERGSELITKIQAHVDFISGKKELNELIKDLGNVESYGLSESHFQREKEYQSRKK, from the coding sequence ATGGAAAACCCTCAATTTAAGCGCCCCGAACTACTCCTTCCCGTTGGTACTAAGGACATGGCCCTAGCAGCCATTCACAATGGTGCTGATGCTATCTTCATGGGGGTTCCAGGCTTTAATGCTCGTGGCAGAAGCCACGATTTCCAAATCGAAGAAGTCAAAGACATCATTGATACTTGCCACCTTCACGGCGTGAAAGTGAACCTTGCTTTTAATATCCTGATTTTCCAAAACGAACTTCGCGGAGCCGTTGAAGTCTTGGAAAAAATCCTGCCCCTTAAACCTGACGCATTCATCGTTCAGGATTTAGGCTTGATCCGCTTGATCCGCCAAATGGCACCCGATCAACGCATCCATGGGTCCACGCAAATGAGTGTGACCAATGCTGAAGCTATTCAGTGGTTGGATGACTTGGGCATTCAACGTTTCGTCTTGGCTCGTGAAAACTCCCTCAAAGAAATTCACTCAATCAAACAAAACACGACAAAGGAAATCGAAGTCTTCGTTCATGGGGCTTTGTGTGTCAGTTATTCGGGTCAATGCTTCACGTCTGAAGGCATCGGTGGTCGCTCTGCCAATCGCGGTCAATGTGCACAAAGCTGCCGCTTCACTTACGAGATGCATGTCGACGGTGAAAAGCGCGATCTGGGTGGCAAATCCTTTCTGGTATCGCCCCAAGATCTTTGCGGCATCAACGAAGTTCCAAGTTTGTTAGAAGCCGGAGTGGATTGTTTTAAAGTCGAAGGCCGCCTAAAAACTCCGGAGTATGTGGCAACCGCAGCCCGTAGTTTTGATGAGGCCATCACTTCTGCTCAAAAAAACAAGTCTCTTGAGCATCCTATTCTTTTGAAAAAACAAATGGCCACAGCTTTCTCTCGTGGTTTTTATAGCGGCTGGTTCCATGGTGTAAATCATCAGGAATTGGTTGAAGGTACGTTCAGTGCCCACCGTGGGTTTGAATTCGGTAAAGTTGTAAAAGTGAACTCCACATCATTAGAAGTTGAAATCACTGACGATAAAGTTCAGCAGGGCCTTAAAGCTGACTTTATCCAACCCGGTGACGGTATTTTGTGGGTTTATAAGGACCGTGCAGGCGAAGACGCTGAAAAAGGTGGTTTCGTATTCGCCGTCAAGTCGCTGTCTCCTCGTCGCTTTTCACTGGAGTTCTCTCGCGAGATTTCGATGGAAGGTTATTACAATGGCGCGCGTGTATTCTATAACCACGATAAAGATCTTAAAAAAGACGTCGCACTCAGTGTTGAAGACAAACAACGTAAAAAGCGTTTGCCAGTTCATGTGCGTGCCGAAGCCTCTTTAGGGAAACCACTTAAAGTTCAATATTCCGACGGCAAATACACAGTTGTGGCCACATCAGAAAATATCTGTGAACCCGCGAAAAACAAGGGCCTCAATTCATTAGATTTGCGCGAAGAGCTTTTCGCTTTAATGGGAAGCCCCTTCCGTGGTGAAGGTTTCGAATCTGAACTGGATTCCTCGACTCCACTGTTTTTGCCAAATAAACAAGTTAAAGAACTTCGCCAAAAGCTGGTTAAAGAACTCACTGACCTGCGAATTCAAAATGGTGATGCACCCCATGTAACTCCTCAAGCGCAAGTTATGGAGTGGATCCACAGCAGAAAGGTAACGGATCGCAAAGCTTCAGGTTTAAAGCTAAACCTGCTGTTGCGTGATAAATTTCAAGCTGACGACGTCGCCGAGGCTATTAAAAATGGCGAGCTACAGACTGCTGATATCAACCTCGCTATTTTGGATTTTGAATTCGGTTTGGATTTTGCTCCAAGCTTGAATACGTTAAGATCGGCCGGCCTTAAAGTGGGTGTCGCAACGACTCGAATCTTGAAACCGAACGAGCACCGCAACGTGAAGCATCTGCTTAGCATGAATCCCGACGCCATTCTGGCAAGAAACCTGGGCGCGGTTCAATATCTTCAAGCCAATAACTACCAAGGCGAGATCCTAGGGGACTTTAGCTTGAACGTTGCCAATCATTTGACAGCTCAGTATTTGCTCGACAAAGGGCTTTCCAGCGTTTGTTTGGGTTATGACCTTAACAACGTTCAGGTCAGCGAATTGATTCAAGCAGGAGAGGCTAGCCGCTTTGAGGTCACAGCCTACCAGTACATGCCAAGCTTTCACATGGAGCACTGTGTGTTTGCAGCTTTCCTATCTAAAGGCTCAAGTTTTAAAGATTGCGGCAAGCCTTGCGAAAAGCACGATGTTAAATTGAAAGACCAATTCGGGAATTGGCACCAGATCAAGCCGGACCAAGAATGCCGCAATACCATGTACAACGGGACTTCACAGTCCGCTGCACGATATGTGAAGGAATGGGAAAGCCATGGGCTCGGGTTCATTCGCTATGAGGCTTTGAAAGAGCGTGGTTCTGAATTGATCACTAAAATCCAAGCTCATGTGGACTTTATCAGTGGTAAAAAAGAATTGAATGAATTGATCAAAGACCTAGGGAACGTCGAGAGTTACGGTCTGTCCGAGAGCCATTTTCAGAGAGAAAAAGAATACCAAAGCAGAAAGAAGTAA
- a CDS encoding YaeQ family protein — MLYRFQIELSDIDRGVYESLDFRVAQHPSETYPYMLSRVFAYCLAYQDRLEFTPGGLADPEAPALRKLGLQNEIETWIEIGNPSSRKLHKASKTAKEVLVFTYKNPEVLLTEIRGGDVHRASEIKIYSFDGDFLTAVSNSTEKNNRWALLVQQGQMDLTIAEETFSGEIKTFNI, encoded by the coding sequence ATGCTTTACCGTTTTCAGATTGAGTTGTCAGATATTGATCGAGGTGTTTACGAGTCATTGGATTTCAGGGTGGCTCAGCATCCCTCTGAAACTTATCCTTATATGCTAAGCCGTGTTTTCGCTTACTGCTTAGCATATCAAGACCGACTGGAATTCACTCCCGGTGGATTAGCAGATCCTGAAGCGCCCGCCCTGCGTAAGTTGGGCCTGCAAAATGAAATCGAAACTTGGATTGAAATTGGCAACCCGTCCTCTCGGAAACTTCATAAAGCGTCAAAGACAGCGAAAGAAGTTCTAGTCTTTACCTACAAAAATCCTGAAGTGCTTTTAACAGAAATCCGTGGGGGCGATGTTCACCGTGCTAGTGAAATTAAGATCTATTCTTTCGATGGAGATTTCTTAACAGCGGTGAGTAATTCGACAGAAAAGAACAATCGTTGGGCGCTTTTGGTTCAGCAGGGTCAGATGGATTTAACCATCGCTGAAGAAACGTTCTCGGGTGAGATTAAGACGTTCAATATTTAG
- a CDS encoding OmpA family protein, translated as MKRYIVGLSVAVLATGCVTKGKYNKDITERDGALAAEKASVASLTGEKQQLATQNQELEQKLIVVTKDRGQLKTSLEEMKQAMAEMRARQAEERKRLKEFEDLTARFKKLTDAGALSVKIIDGKMVVSLGSDVLFNSGSAKLSAAGLEAIKEVTTQLTAIPGKTYQVEGHTDNLPIATAAFPSNWELASARALNVTRAMIDSGMPAVRVSAASFGDTHPVQGNDTAEGKAANRRIAIVVVPDLSTMPGYDELNKLSSKQDK; from the coding sequence ATGAAAAGATATATCGTAGGACTTTCCGTAGCAGTTTTGGCTACGGGTTGTGTAACTAAAGGCAAATACAATAAAGACATCACTGAGCGCGACGGTGCATTGGCAGCAGAGAAAGCCTCTGTAGCTTCTTTGACGGGCGAGAAACAACAATTGGCGACTCAAAACCAAGAGTTGGAGCAGAAATTGATCGTGGTTACTAAAGATCGTGGTCAGTTGAAAACGTCCTTAGAGGAAATGAAGCAAGCAATGGCAGAAATGCGCGCACGCCAAGCAGAAGAAAGAAAACGCTTGAAAGAGTTTGAAGACCTGACAGCTCGTTTCAAAAAATTGACAGATGCGGGAGCACTTTCAGTTAAGATCATCGACGGTAAAATGGTTGTAAGTTTGGGTTCTGACGTATTGTTCAATTCTGGTTCTGCTAAATTATCTGCGGCAGGTCTTGAAGCAATTAAAGAGGTGACGACACAGTTAACAGCTATCCCGGGAAAAACGTACCAAGTTGAAGGTCATACTGATAATTTGCCAATTGCAACGGCAGCTTTCCCATCTAATTGGGAATTGGCTTCGGCGCGTGCATTGAATGTAACACGTGCGATGATCGATAGCGGTATGCCAGCAGTTCGCGTAAGTGCGGCAAGCTTTGGTGATACTCATCCCGTGCAAGGTAATGACACAGCCGAAGGTAAAGCTGCGAATCGCCGTATCGCGATTGTGGTTGTACCGGATTTGTCGACAATGCCGGGATATGATGAGTTGAATAAACTAAGTTCGAAACAAGATAAGTAA
- a CDS encoding chorismate mutase: MKTIDSLRQEIDQVHKEMHELLTRRRDLTMEIWKIKKEQNLPFFNAEREDKIMVDFVNLDGKQGQDPQFDELLKGIMNSVLREYEKYLKSKHT; the protein is encoded by the coding sequence TTGAAAACCATCGACAGTCTTCGCCAAGAAATTGACCAAGTCCATAAAGAAATGCATGAGCTGCTGACGCGTCGTCGTGATTTGACGATGGAAATTTGGAAGATCAAGAAAGAACAGAATCTACCATTCTTTAATGCCGAACGTGAAGACAAGATCATGGTGGATTTTGTGAATCTGGATGGCAAACAGGGTCAGGACCCGCAGTTCGACGAACTTTTAAAGGGCATCATGAACTCTGTTTTGCGTGAATACGAAAAATACCTGAAATCAAAACACACTTAA
- a CDS encoding DNA/RNA non-specific endonuclease: protein MITIRNKLATTILLTVYFSFSPNSFAVVEGVIGNVPLQKNLNVASQLPTTNAPEIIISRKQFVISYNKVNRAPNWASWELDPSKMGNADRTNGFSQDAELEEYLEKQGGNYHAVTSTEYRGTCFDRGHQVPSADRTDSTKDNEATFAMSNMIPQTPFLNRVLWEDLERYTRDLVTLKKKKAYIIAGPIYDQNFGAIGPNRDIPVPSKNFKIIFLLEPTQTAKDINNDTPVMAVIFPNTLPNGKPAPLNDSAECSDISSSNADWNQYRSTVKEVERLTGLNII, encoded by the coding sequence ATGATAACTATCAGAAATAAATTAGCGACAACAATTTTGCTGACGGTGTACTTCTCATTTTCTCCGAACAGCTTTGCCGTTGTGGAGGGCGTGATCGGCAATGTTCCTTTGCAAAAAAATCTAAACGTTGCGTCCCAGCTCCCGACAACGAATGCTCCTGAAATCATCATCTCGCGCAAACAATTCGTTATCTCTTATAATAAAGTCAATCGTGCGCCGAACTGGGCCTCGTGGGAACTTGATCCCTCTAAGATGGGTAATGCAGATCGGACCAACGGATTTTCCCAAGATGCAGAACTTGAAGAATATTTGGAAAAACAAGGGGGCAACTATCATGCGGTCACCTCCACTGAATACCGCGGTACTTGTTTTGATCGTGGCCACCAAGTTCCTTCTGCAGACAGAACCGATAGCACCAAAGACAACGAAGCCACCTTTGCGATGAGCAATATGATCCCGCAAACACCCTTTTTAAACCGCGTGCTGTGGGAAGACCTTGAACGCTACACCAGAGATCTAGTTACTCTTAAAAAGAAAAAGGCCTACATCATTGCAGGTCCCATCTATGATCAAAATTTTGGAGCGATAGGTCCGAACCGAGATATCCCAGTTCCTTCTAAAAATTTTAAGATTATCTTCCTGCTTGAACCCACTCAAACAGCAAAAGATATTAATAACGACACTCCAGTTATGGCTGTGATATTTCCAAATACTTTGCCGAATGGAAAGCCTGCCCCTTTAAATGATTCTGCCGAGTGTTCTGATATTTCTTCATCAAATGCCGACTGGAATCAGTATCGCTCCACGGTTAAAGAGGTGGAGCGATTGACGGGACTCAATATCATTTAA